A portion of the Glycine max cultivar Williams 82 chromosome 10, Glycine_max_v4.0, whole genome shotgun sequence genome contains these proteins:
- the LOC102662255 gene encoding indole-3-acetic acid-induced protein ARG7, which yields MKSRFLRGCLNKCKKMCLNKCISCEDCCEWALWSSSNFHEACSNNIPSDVPKGHLVVYVGENHKRYVIKVALLHHPLFRALLDQAQEEYDFIADSKLCIPCDEHLFLSVLRCASSPQNQRVCLCL from the coding sequence ATGAAGTCAAGATTTCTTAGAGGGTGCCTTAACAAGTGCAAGAAAATGTGCCTTAAcaagtgcatatcttgtgaggacTGTTGTGAATGGGCTTTGTGGTCTTCTTCTAATTTTCATGAAGCTTGCTCCAACAATATTCCAAGTGATGTTCCAAAGGGTCATTTGGTTGTGTATGTGGGAGAGAACCACAAGAGATATGTGATCAAGGTTGCATTGCTCCACCATCCACTCTTCAGGGCCTTGTTGGATCAAGCTCAGGAAGAGTATGATTTCATTGCTGATTCAAAACTATGCATTCCTTGTGATGAACACCTCTTCCTTAGTGTACTTCGATGTGCTAGCTCCCCACAGAACCAACGAGTGTGTCTTTGTCTTTGA